One window of Campylobacter lari genomic DNA carries:
- a CDS encoding sodium-dependent transporter: MNDKFSKIGFVLAVAGGAIGLGNAWKFPTLVGQNGGFAFVLLYLLLTISIGFCVFLAEIAMGRLSQSDPVNAYKSLATKYAQKWKFAGFFMLGGIFVLSFYLVIMGWVLKYMITSIYYLPSNTQEAGALFGNLIQNSILESSLYFLIAFFLTLFVVSRGVKSGIEKLNVWIMPSLFIMLVLMLVYCFFQDGFKEAFVYLFYPDFTKLSLNSVLTALGLAFFTLCLGIGCITTYAASLKDDTNLITSSAIIVLLNISIGLMMGLIVFTFIFKFNANPAEGAGLVFISLTTLFSNLGAIFGHFLAFYFFLALFFAGITSAVSMIEPFTFYLVNEYKISRKKALVFIGFVVFLLGMSCILSFSANYGASFSFFGLSFFDILDKLTSNFMLPLGAIASAIFVGFFVEKIKIYNLFSKFMSRSIFEVWYFLLRFVAPIAIIIIMLNQIL; encoded by the coding sequence ATGAATGATAAATTTTCTAAAATAGGTTTTGTATTAGCAGTAGCAGGTGGAGCTATAGGGCTTGGAAATGCTTGGAAATTTCCAACCTTAGTAGGCCAAAATGGTGGTTTTGCTTTTGTGCTTTTGTATTTGCTTTTGACTATTAGTATAGGATTTTGTGTATTTTTGGCTGAAATTGCTATGGGAAGATTAAGTCAGAGTGATCCTGTAAATGCTTATAAAAGCTTAGCAACTAAATATGCTCAAAAATGGAAATTTGCTGGATTTTTTATGCTCGGTGGAATTTTTGTATTATCTTTTTATCTTGTTATTATGGGTTGGGTTTTAAAATACATGATAACTTCGATTTATTATCTACCTAGCAATACTCAAGAAGCAGGAGCTTTATTTGGAAATTTAATACAAAATAGTATTTTAGAAAGTAGTTTGTATTTTTTAATTGCTTTTTTTCTTACCTTGTTTGTTGTTTCAAGAGGGGTTAAAAGCGGTATAGAAAAACTTAATGTTTGGATTATGCCAAGTTTGTTTATTATGCTTGTTTTAATGCTAGTATATTGTTTTTTTCAAGATGGTTTTAAGGAAGCTTTTGTTTATTTGTTTTATCCTGATTTTACCAAGCTTAGTTTAAACTCTGTTTTAACAGCTTTAGGTCTTGCTTTTTTTACTTTATGTTTAGGTATAGGTTGTATTACCACTTATGCAGCCTCTTTAAAAGACGATACAAATTTAATTACAAGTTCGGCCATAATTGTGCTTTTAAATATCAGTATAGGTTTGATGATGGGACTTATTGTATTTACTTTTATATTTAAATTTAATGCTAATCCTGCAGAAGGAGCTGGGCTTGTATTTATATCTTTAACAACTTTATTTTCTAATTTAGGTGCTATCTTTGGACATTTTTTAGCTTTTTATTTTTTCTTAGCTTTATTTTTTGCAGGGATTACTTCAGCAGTTTCTATGATAGAACCTTTTACTTTTTATCTTGTAAATGAATATAAAATTTCAAGAAAAAAAGCTTTGGTTTTTATAGGCTTTGTAGTCTTTCTTTTGGGAATGAGTTGTATTTTATCTTTTAGTGCTAATTATGGGGCTAGCTTTAGTTTTTTTGGTTTAAGTTTTTTTGATATTTTAGATAAATTAACTTCTAATTTTATGCTCCCACTTGGAGCTATTGCAAGTGCTATTTTCGTAGGATTTTTTGTGGAAAAAATAAAAATTTACAATTTATTTTCTAAGTTTATGAGTAGAAGTATTTTTGAAGTATGGTATTTTTTACTTAGATTTGTTGCACCTATTGCGATTATTATCATTATGTTAAATCAAATTTTATAA